A genomic region of Serinus canaria isolate serCan28SL12 chromosome 1A, serCan2020, whole genome shotgun sequence contains the following coding sequences:
- the SOCS2 gene encoding suppressor of cytokine signaling 2 has translation MTLRSAESLESAESSGERWGRPGAAAPVAEECREAEQLAAAMEELRRAGWYWGNMTVAEAKERLQDAPEGTFLVRDSSHSEYLLTISVKTSAGPTNLRIEYQDGKFRLDSITCVRSRLKQFNSVVHLIEYYVLMCKDRTETPSNGTVHLYLNKPLYTSAPSLQHRCRIAINKSTNQIWELPLPTRLKEYLKEYQYQV, from the exons atGACCCTGCGCTCAGCCGAGTCCCTGGAGAGCGCGGAGAGCTCCGGGGAGCGCTGGGGGCgccccggggcggcggcgcccgTTGCCGAGGAGTGCCGTGAGGCGGAGCAGCTGGCCGCTGCTATGGAGGAGCTGCGGCGGGCAG GATGGTACTGGGGCAACATGACTGTTGCTGAAGCCAAAGAAAGGTTACAGGATGCCCCTGAAGGGACCTTTTTGGTTAGGGATAGTTCGCACTCAGAGTATCTACTGACTATATCAGTAAAAACGTCAGCGGGACCGACCAACCTACGTATAGAATATCAAGATGGCAAGTTTAGACTGGACTCTATCACTTGTGTCAGATCTAGACTTAAACAGTTCAACAGCGTTGTGCATTTGATTGAGTACTATGTTCTTATGTGCAAGGATAGAACTGAAACACCTTCAAATGGAACAGTTCATCTTTACTTGAACAAACCCCTCTATACATCTGCTCCATCTCTGCAACACCGCTGCAGAATAGCTATAAACAAGAGCACAAATCAGATCTGGGAGCTGCCATTACCAACAAGACTAAAAGAGTACTTGAAAGAGTATCAATACCaggtataa